A genomic region of Bradyrhizobium sp. ORS 278 contains the following coding sequences:
- the ntrB gene encoding nitrate ABC transporter permease — protein sequence MSMPALTNDSMPKVVPTASASTTASVVTMTPKQPPKAQRYVKMAREAAVRIVPPLIVLALFLIVWELLCRRAGSALPPPSRVFADTRELIFDPFFDHGGIDKGLFWHLEASLRRVAIGYAIAAVVGVALGTLIGQSVWAMRGLDPIFQVLRTIPPLAWLPLSLAAFRDGQPSAIFVIFITSVWPIIINTAVGIRNIPQDYRNVAAVVQLNPLEFFVKIMIPAAAPYIFTGLRIGIGLSWLAIVAAEMLIGGVGIGFFIWDAWNSSHISEIILALFYVGIIGFVLDRLIAVVGKIVTRGTATN from the coding sequence ATGTCCATGCCAGCATTGACCAATGACAGTATGCCCAAGGTGGTCCCCACTGCGTCAGCATCCACCACGGCGTCCGTCGTGACGATGACGCCGAAGCAGCCGCCGAAGGCCCAGCGCTATGTGAAGATGGCCCGCGAAGCCGCGGTGCGCATCGTGCCGCCGCTGATCGTGCTGGCGCTGTTCCTGATCGTCTGGGAGCTTTTATGCCGCCGCGCCGGCTCGGCGCTGCCGCCGCCATCGCGCGTGTTCGCCGATACCCGCGAGCTGATCTTCGATCCGTTCTTCGATCATGGCGGCATCGACAAGGGTCTGTTCTGGCATCTCGAGGCGAGCCTCCGCCGCGTCGCCATCGGCTATGCGATCGCCGCGGTCGTCGGCGTCGCGCTGGGCACCTTGATCGGCCAGTCGGTCTGGGCGATGCGCGGGCTCGATCCGATCTTCCAGGTGCTTCGCACGATCCCGCCGCTCGCCTGGCTGCCGCTATCGCTGGCCGCGTTCCGCGACGGCCAGCCGTCGGCGATCTTCGTCATTTTCATCACCTCGGTGTGGCCGATCATCATCAACACCGCGGTCGGCATCCGCAACATTCCGCAGGACTACCGCAACGTCGCCGCGGTGGTGCAGCTCAATCCGCTGGAATTTTTCGTCAAGATCATGATCCCGGCGGCCGCGCCCTACATTTTCACGGGCCTGCGCATCGGCATCGGCCTGTCCTGGCTCGCCATCGTCGCCGCGGAAATGCTGATCGGCGGCGTCGGAATCGGCTTCTTCATCTGGGACGCGTGGAATTCCTCGCACATCAGCGAGATCATCCTGGCGCTGTTCTATGTCGGCATCATCGGCTTCGTGCTCGACCGCCTGATCGCGGTGGTCGGCAAGATCGTCACCCGCGGCACCGCGACGAACTGA
- a CDS encoding ABC transporter ATP-binding protein gives MMAYLKLDHVDKTFTRGTATTEVLKDINLTIEKGEYVSIIGHSGCGKSTMLNIVAGLTTATTGGVLLEEREVNSPGPDRAVVFQNHSLLPWLTVYENVRLGVDKVFARTKTKAERDAWTLHNLNLVQMAHAKDKRPNEISGGMKQRVGIARALAMEPKVLLLDEPFGALDALTRAHLQDSVMALHQKLGNTILMITHDVDEAVLLSDRIVMMTNGPSAHIGEVLEVALPRPRKRLELATNPTYVKCRQRVLEFLYERHRFVEAA, from the coding sequence ATCATGGCCTATCTGAAGCTCGACCACGTCGACAAGACTTTCACCCGCGGCACTGCGACCACCGAAGTGCTCAAGGACATCAACCTGACGATCGAGAAGGGCGAGTACGTTTCGATCATCGGCCATTCCGGCTGCGGCAAGTCGACGATGCTCAACATCGTCGCCGGCCTCACCACCGCCACCACCGGCGGCGTGCTGCTCGAGGAGCGCGAGGTCAATTCGCCCGGTCCGGATCGCGCCGTCGTGTTCCAGAACCACAGCCTGCTGCCCTGGCTCACGGTCTATGAGAACGTGCGGCTCGGTGTCGACAAGGTTTTCGCCAGGACCAAGACGAAGGCGGAGCGCGACGCCTGGACCCTGCACAACCTCAACCTCGTGCAGATGGCGCATGCCAAGGACAAGCGTCCGAACGAGATCTCCGGCGGCATGAAGCAGCGCGTCGGCATTGCGCGCGCGCTCGCCATGGAGCCGAAGGTGCTGCTGCTCGACGAGCCGTTCGGCGCGCTCGACGCGCTGACGCGGGCGCATCTGCAGGACTCGGTGATGGCGCTGCATCAGAAGCTCGGCAACACCATCCTGATGATCACGCACGACGTCGACGAGGCTGTGCTGCTGTCGGACCGCATCGTGATGATGACCAACGGCCCGAGCGCGCATATCGGCGAGGTGCTGGAGGTGGCGCTGCCGCGGCCGCGCAAGCGGCTCGAGCTCGCGACCAACCCGACCTATGTCAAGTGCCGCCAGCGCGTGCTCGAATTCCTCTATGAGCGGCACCGCTTCGTGGAAGCGGCCTGA
- a CDS encoding globin family protein — translation MTPSQIALVQDSFAKVAPISDQAATIFYDRLFEVAPQVRAMFPADLTEQRKKLMATLAVVVNGLTDLPAILPAASALAKRHVGYGAKPEHYPVVGAALLWTLDKGLAEAWTPEVAEAWTAAYGTLSGFMIAEAYGKAQAAE, via the coding sequence ATGACGCCGTCTCAGATCGCCTTGGTTCAGGACAGTTTTGCCAAGGTTGCGCCGATCTCCGATCAGGCCGCGACGATCTTCTACGATCGCCTGTTCGAGGTTGCGCCGCAGGTCCGCGCAATGTTTCCCGCCGATCTCACCGAGCAGCGCAAGAAGCTGATGGCGACCCTGGCGGTCGTGGTGAACGGACTGACGGACCTGCCTGCGATCCTGCCGGCCGCCAGCGCGCTGGCCAAGCGTCATGTGGGCTACGGCGCCAAGCCGGAGCACTACCCGGTGGTCGGCGCCGCGCTGTTGTGGACGCTCGACAAAGGGCTCGCCGAAGCCTGGACGCCGGAGGTCGCCGAAGCCTGGACCGCCGCCTATGGCACGCTGTCCGGCTTCATGATCGCGGAAGCCTATGGCAAGGCCCAGGCGGCGGAGTAG